A single region of the Planctomycetota bacterium genome encodes:
- the typA gene encoding translational GTPase TypA — MSTQLTAPATNAAARRDDIRNIAIIAHVDHGKTTLVDCLLRQCGQFRASQLTGERILDSNDLERERGITILAKNIALEWKGTKINVIDTPGHADFGGEVERVLRMADGALVLVDAAEGPMPQTRFVLTKALEARLRPVVVINKIDRPDARPMEVLDEVLGLFLELGADDELADFPYLFASSRGGFAGHDPSIREGTMTPLLDLVLEKVPGPTVATDEPLQMLVTTLDWSDYVGRIAIGRIEAGRLTKGAQVMRSTADGRLLPAKVVGLQVFDKLGRVDAATATAGDIASVSGIEGVEIGDTICDAVDPRPLPRLAVDEPTLSMVFGVNSSPLAGRVGKFVTTRHLRDRLLRELERNVALRVEPIEGSEQFSVSGRGLLHLSVLIETMRREGYELSVGKPRVILRREGEQVLEPFETLVIEVPADKLGPVMELSGARRGQLVHMGNRGEFVHAVFSIPARGLIGLRTRVLNATQGTAIMHHRFEKWSPMEGEVAGRANGVLVSMVPGRAVAFGLDGLQERADLFIAPGDEVYEGMVVGENARSEDMIVNPTKEKKLTNMRATGSDRNILLKPPRRMSLEEALEYIEEDELVEVTPETVRLRKILLSEHDRKRQSRKA; from the coding sequence TCGACCACGGCAAGACGACGCTCGTCGACTGCCTGCTGCGGCAGTGCGGCCAGTTCCGCGCCAGCCAGCTGACCGGCGAGCGGATCCTCGACTCCAACGATCTCGAGCGCGAACGCGGGATCACGATCCTCGCCAAGAACATAGCGCTCGAGTGGAAGGGGACGAAGATCAACGTCATCGACACCCCCGGCCACGCCGACTTCGGCGGGGAGGTCGAGCGCGTGCTGCGGATGGCCGACGGGGCGCTGGTCCTCGTCGACGCCGCCGAGGGGCCGATGCCGCAGACGCGGTTCGTGCTCACCAAGGCGCTCGAGGCCCGCCTCCGGCCGGTGGTCGTGATCAACAAGATCGACCGCCCCGACGCCCGGCCGATGGAGGTCCTCGACGAGGTCCTCGGGCTGTTCCTCGAACTGGGCGCCGACGACGAGCTCGCCGACTTTCCCTACCTGTTCGCCTCGTCGCGCGGCGGCTTCGCCGGCCACGACCCGTCGATCCGCGAGGGGACGATGACGCCGCTGCTCGACCTTGTCCTCGAGAAGGTGCCGGGGCCGACGGTGGCCACCGACGAGCCGCTGCAGATGCTCGTGACCACGCTCGACTGGTCGGACTACGTCGGCCGGATCGCGATCGGCCGGATCGAGGCGGGGCGGCTCACGAAAGGCGCGCAGGTGATGCGCTCGACCGCCGACGGACGGCTGCTCCCCGCCAAGGTCGTCGGTCTGCAGGTGTTCGACAAGCTCGGGCGCGTCGATGCCGCGACGGCGACCGCCGGCGACATCGCCTCCGTCAGCGGCATCGAGGGGGTCGAGATCGGCGACACCATCTGCGACGCGGTCGACCCGCGGCCGCTGCCGCGCCTCGCGGTCGACGAGCCGACGCTATCGATGGTGTTCGGCGTCAATTCCTCGCCGCTCGCCGGCCGGGTCGGCAAGTTCGTCACCACCCGCCACCTCCGCGACCGGCTCCTCCGCGAGCTCGAGCGCAACGTCGCCCTCCGCGTCGAGCCGATCGAGGGCAGTGAGCAATTCTCGGTGTCGGGCCGCGGGCTGCTCCATCTCTCGGTCCTCATCGAGACGATGCGCCGCGAGGGCTACGAGCTCTCCGTCGGCAAGCCGCGCGTGATCCTCCGCCGCGAGGGGGAGCAGGTCCTCGAGCCGTTCGAGACGCTCGTCATCGAGGTGCCGGCCGACAAGCTCGGGCCGGTGATGGAGCTGTCCGGCGCGCGGCGCGGGCAGTTGGTCCACATGGGAAACCGCGGCGAGTTCGTCCACGCCGTGTTCTCGATCCCGGCCCGCGGGCTGATCGGCCTGCGGACGCGCGTCCTCAACGCCACCCAGGGCACGGCGATCATGCACCACCGGTTCGAGAAATGGAGCCCGATGGAAGGCGAGGTGGCGGGCCGGGCCAACGGCGTGCTGGTGTCGATGGTGCCGGGGCGCGCGGTGGCGTTCGGGCTCGACGGCCTCCAGGAGCGGGCCGACCTGTTCATCGCCCCGGGCGACGAGGTCTACGAGGGGATGGTCGTCGGCGAGAACGCGCGCAGCGAAGACATGATCGTCAACCCGACGAAAGAGAAGAAGCTGACGAACATGCGGGCCACCGGCAGCGACCGCAACATCCTCTTGAAGCCGCCGCGGCGGATGTCGCTCGAGGAGGCGCTGGAGTACATCGAAGAGGACGAGCTGGTCGAGGTCACCCCCGAGACGGTGCGGCTCCGCAAGATCCTCCTCTCCGAGCACGACCGCAAGCGGCAGAGCCGCAAGGCCTGA